ttggtcagcgaggtggactactgcctaaacccttcttattctagaagacccgtgccctgtagtgggtcagcAATggatcgatgatgatgatgattgtgtatttatactaatattataaaggaaaAACTCACtcaattaagtttacatgacgcgttgtcaatgctatgtgcattGTAATGTGCATATcggtccatgtttttgtgtgtgtgctatattttaaaacgtgtaatatgcatgttgttagtgctcttaataaataaataaataaattaagctaaTAAGTTTGTTGGTTGGTTGAACTCGCCAATCACAGAAACTACTTGTTCCAATTGGAAAAATCCGTTGTGTTCAATAGGTCATTTAGAGGATTTAGGCTCAAGCTACGACAATAAGAGCGAAGCATAAGAGAAAACAACGAAAACTTTTGGACGAATGGTCCATCCAGTTTGgtttaaatatacctttttaatttcaaatgttTTGTTTCGTGAATAAAATGCTTCATTAGATTTCTACAAGTTAAAGCTTTATTGATCTAGTTTATAAAGTTTCCGTTTGATTAGTGCCAGTTGCGTTCACCGCCGTGTCATTACCACTTGCAGTGTCGGACACGTTGCCTTGTGAGGTTGCAGTTGTTACTGAAACAAGTCATTATTTAAAACCCCACGACCCGACGTACCTATAAACCAACTGTGCCCACTTGCCTAGATATATACTTTTTAGAAGACGTCGTATACCTTCAGCAAGCACAGTAGTGGAACTGGTAGTGGTCTCAGCGTTCTCGGTAACTTCTTTAGCAGAAGTACTATTCTTGGCTGTCACTGGCCAGGAGCTGTTCAAAGagataacaattaatttatagaaGAGCTACTCGATATTCCAAAACTCCTTGTGTAATGTGCTCTTCCAGCGCCATATACAAGCTCAATTACTACTACGTACTTAGTTTCTTGTCATAATCTGTGTATAGGGATCGCGTAGGGAAAACCAAATCCCACTGTCAAATCATCACAAATGGCATTTTGATAAAGCTGCTACTATTATTTGGGAAATAGTCTAAAAGTTTACAATTCTCTAATAACTTCACTTCGTGCTCTAGTATCAAGTCATCCCAAACCACTGATATGTGCAAAGAGCAGCACAATGTATGGAGGTGTATATAATGGTCTGTGGTGACTCTTAACACCAGATTCTGTGTGATGACATATTTGATTAAAGAGACGTACCTACGGATTAACGATAATTTTACAGATTCGATTATCAAAAATGAACACCAATTACCTAACGTTAATCTGCGAATACTTACATATCGAGTACTGTTGTTGGTAAGACTCTGCCCGCTGCTGCTCTATTCTCTAAAATTTGCCTGCAACATATTTTACCTTAATTCTATGTTAAACTAATCTTCAGCAACGCTATTGTGAGCGCATTTTCTATGGGCAATCACCTGTTtccttttgtattttatgttcTGCGCAATAATCacacagtattattttatacggTACTAGCTCTTCCCCACTATTTCATacgcgtttgtttttattttaaaagcgtCCTAGTCTCGGAACAGtttatttaagatatttagGCGGTAGCAGCAGCTAGTAATAGACCATTACGCTGCGTAAGCAATATTAACTGGAGTCACTAAATGAAGTATACTAACTATAGGGGTTTGAAGGAGAACATAGGTTACGTCACTTTCAGTTTCTATCACTAATAACGAATAGTAACAGTTATATTGAGAAAACATCAGACTCTTAGTTGACTCAAATAAAGATATCTACCTTAATACGTAATCTGTAAAAacgtacaatttattttttagctctactgatatttttaaggtttttattcttttaaaaaaattaaaattctctaagaaactgttttgttttggctattttttttttaactgttgatccgtttgaaaatattggaaataaataatcctaattgattatgatatttgcctccggagtaatattgttctgtgtttgccactagctggcgtataagtcaagaagcgtggagtatattatatatacttacgaccaatccaaattattattttaaaatagcggaaactacacagacgtctgacgtaatacatctacttccgtcagaaaaaaaactgGGTTACTCCTTGGTCgcacctaaagaagttttacttcaaaaagtcgtagaacaaatgttgttagttttaatgatccgctaaaggccgagagctttctggtatttttattcAACACTGTATACAGATTACTAAcaatatagatttatataataaagagaACCTACTTAAGCAGATTTACGCTGATGCTCGCGCTGGGCAGCTTTGCTTCGACAGGGTTAGAGACTACGATGATATCGTTCATTTCTAATTTTCCGTCAATATTAATGGGTGATACATCTGCGTAGTACTCTCCAGAATCTACCTCGTAGTGGAAATCGTTAGGGTGGTCCTATATAAATTGCAAAGACACGTATATTAGTTATGAGACCGTTGTTATTGTACCAAACTTTTGTACCAACCTTATTTCTGTTAATttagttaagcttaatttaaagtACATCTTACCTTAATTAAACTAGGAAAAGCTTTAAATGATTCAGAAAAGCTTATGAACCCTCTGTTGGTTTTTATGGCACGACGGAATGCGTGTCTTACTGGCGCGGCTCCTTCGCTATCTCGAATAAGTGTAAGCAGACGGATGACGGAATCATAATCCCAGTCCTTAGAGTCCGCATATCCAGGAGGCGCTTTTTCTACTTTTACTATTGCATAATATTACGATAAAATGATTATagagaatattatattatgcctaTCGAATGACAAGAAGTATTGTGCCTAGATTTGAAAACTGTATAAATCTTATTTTCAtccaaataaaaagaaagagaATATATAGGTTGGTTTGATTGCATCTCACGTATCAACAGAGCTTCCAATCAATGTGATATCTAACAAAGAGTCCTGTCTCATGTCCATCTCGTTTAGCACTGGGACCTaacattatttctaacactAAGTTTATCTACTAATAGATCAACTGGATAGGTTTTCTTACAAAAGAAACCATCTATTTTTTACATCCCACaaccaaaaattattattcaaaataaaggCCATCACTAGTTTACTAAAATGAAGGCTGGAAAACCTGTGATTTTCATTGATTGACTCAGGAGATCatcaaaaaaatgtttcttttgataCTCCACGACGCGGTCAAGCCAACCAGCGCGTCGCACGCTAATTGAGCACATCATCCACGGCACTAAAAACCCAATTAAAGCTGatttctgcaaaaaaaaaacagtgtacaTCGACTAtttggataataataataacaaggcTTTATTTCTATACTTACGAACGTATACATggttttaataatgaattaaggAATGAAATTCTGAACAAAACAATTTCTTTTTGGACCGCTTTCAATTACATAGGCCATTAACAATGTAATTAGCATATTTAATTATAGCTTGTTATTGTAAATAATCTCAACTTCATTTTTAGTAAGAAGATCGAATTCTTActgaaacattatatttttattgttattaactatattccattttattattactgtgcagtttaaattaaattaaattaccacATCAATTTGTTAAATTAGACACATCAATTTGTAATCGACTTCTTTGAGATTATCGATAATGTGCCCTATCACTAGAACGGCTGATAATGACAGCTaaacgataataaataatagcacTCCTATATAGTCGCATTCAGTATTTGACATTTGGAATGGGGACGTGTCAAAAGTTCGCGACCGAATTCGAAGTAAATTTTCgcaaatattagtttaataacttaaataattttctaaTTAAGTTTACACAAAATTACTATTCGACAGTGATATCTAGCCTTAAAGATTATTTACATCCAATTGAAACGAGTATTTGaatgaaaaatatcaaaaatgtaaaagtttacTTCGTTGCTTATaaacaaaccttttttttcgtACACAAAGGCTTTATTGTAAAATGTGTGTGCGTTGACTTATTATAAGTTGGAGTTTCGTGACTGTTAGTGTTTAATTAGATTTTATGAAAAGGAAGTTGTTCAATTGTCTAAAAATGAGTGGGGTCAGCCGAGACGCTCCTGTCGGTGTCCAATGTCTGCAGAAGTTCAGCTCTTGGATGTGCCCTCGACTCCAATTAAATAGATTACGATGGTAAGATTTGTTGATTTTAttcgaatttttaaaaaaccacaGAAGTCAAGCCTTCTATATTTACTGCACTCCAGCAGGTGAATCTCCATACAAAATTGCTGGCTCTACATTCTACGATTTCAGTCCCCTAATACCTACGAGATATTTCGTTATTGACTTACTGACTATATAGTTATACAGGGAATAACTATATAGTTTTACAGCTTACATGATTAAGACCGAAAGAAATTACAAACTTTATGTTATGTAGAGATTACTGATTACATTGgttatatgtaattttattgagACAGctgaaaattgtataaaaagagttacccaaactaaaaagaATATTAGAGCTATTGCACCCCAAGCATATaaagcaaataatttaatttaggtgTAATATGTACTTTACTGATATTAGTTTTGTTGCTTACATTAAGAATATaactgcataaaataataaaactcatCACTACAGAGTAACTCTAAAAAGATTGAGTTTGATAGTCCTCTTAATTGTGATGTATTGTATTagatttatttctaaaatggtattttaaaaacatcactgtttacaatatattaaaaccactttaaatattgaatttatattacccataacacaagctagttAGGGGGTAGATGGTGTTGTTGTTAcatattgttgtatttttatttacttaaatacttaagtcACCTTTTTCCCATATTTGGTCCTACCTAGTTGTGGGCCACATATATTTATCAGTATATAAGTAGCTTTGTACTACTATGTAAAGTAACCTATAAAACTCCATGCTAAGCcagtaaaacattatttaattaaaactcaattttatatttacgaaTGGATAAACATTTGTGAATTtacagtatttattttctttaagttaaGGCATTTAAAACAATGTTATATAATGTCACAAaagaattcaaacaaacaaaaaaactaaacattGTTAGGTAATTAGTCATACTTCCCAGTGTTTTTGTTACTAATTGATTTCAGATAAAAACTGCTAGAAGAGGCGATTGAGTTGAAatgtttttgttagttttactttttgtaaacaaaaactgACTGAATGAAAGCAGAGTTTTTTTACAACAAGTATATCACCTTTTTATTTCTGCAGTACTTTTgtggcataaaatgtttaaGAATCTGCCTGGAAGTAATAAGTGGGTAATTTCCCACACGCTGGTTATTGTAAAAAAGTGTTGCAGTAGTTAATCAAAATgttatcattatattaattgtaGTTGTCAACTTTTGTGTACTTATTATCAAGTATTACATTTAGATAGCAGATACATGTTTTTtcaattaaacatattatagtACCTACTTTTGTAAACTTTTATACATTCAGGTTTAAGTCAaaatctttgtatttctttactCAAAAAGTTCCACAGAGTGTGTGCAATACAGTATTATGCGATGAGtacattgaatattaaaaaaattgtgcaaTAGCAGTGAGTTGAAGGCAATAGGCAAATTGTGAAATAAATGACCTTATGATGTGCTTTGTAACAGTTGTTGTGAGACTGGGACTTAAAATATTACTGATACCCACCACAATACCATAACACTAGCTGTAGTCAAAACAAAACAGTTGGGCCAGTTCTGTTGTACAAAAACCTGTAAACTATTATAAATTGGCAGGTTTGTAAGTAGTGCAATTTCACAATGTTCTATGTGAAATAGGATAGCTTAATTGTTACCCTTCTCAATTTAATTTGctcagagatttgtgtacaatagaACCAGCACCATTGTTTTCAGGAAAAGACATATAAACGAGAaccaaaacttaacgaaaattACCTgttgttatagtaataataattaaaacagatACTTTAAATTCAGACCTGCCAAGTCAGATGGTAAAAAAATGAATTGAGAAAATGTGACCCTGACATAATAAATTGGTTTAAACATATGAAAACTTATGCATGGCTGGTCTAAAAGTACATACTCTTAAGTAGGTATTGTTTGGACACATTTGATACTTTTGTGATTAAAATGATTCATATTTAGTTGCTGCCATATAATGCTATGATAACAAGTTATTTGCTGTTGTAATGATTTTATGTGCCCATTATGAATCTAGCTTGTGTTGTCAACTGAATTTTGGTTTGGTAACTACAAAGTAGGGTGCACTTTTGTGAATTAGTGGCAACCTCTGCAGCTTTGTGTGCTTAGATCTGATAAGTAAAGTCCCACCCAAACTTTTGTTTAATCATCACATGtcgaaaaaatttaattcacatTTTCTTTTCTCTTTAGTCTTAGTTCTTcatctttttttcttatttttccttaacctcattatattatgtaatatatttgtgAGTATACATGTGCGTGTGCTGTTTtagtgtattatatattaaatagataataCTATTTGTACACCTTTCTAAACCCACTTTTTACTAATGATATCCACTGCTATTTCTTTGCCAGCGATCATGTAGCACCAGAGAATatttgttgtttaaattttttgtaggtGTTTCTtggtgtttaataaaatatgctttctgtctttttaaccgacttccttcAAAAAGGATGCCTGCTTTCTTAATAAGATGAATATTTGAGCATAACACCATCATTATAAAACggatttgcaaatatattttcttcttaGAAAGGGGTTTATCGTAATAAACCCCTtaaatggtcccatttaaatttcatgaagATGAAGAGTTCCGCAGACAGACaacgtaaaaaaattacagtaaatCAACCGCAGTTGCTGCTTTATGGGATGTAAATATGTACGCAATCACAAAACATAACGTTCCGCCTGTGCTACAACACAAAAATGTCATTacacaaaattaagaacatacattaACCGTGTCcacgattaatattgaagcatcagaaACCACTCGACTTTAGTTGTGTTTCTCGAATACgtggttagtcactttattccatttagcagtcgactgtaattattttaccgcTTTTGTTTGTGAGTCTCTGTGCTTACCTTAAAATAGGGATATTGGAAAAAGTTTGTTAGCGGAAAGTGGCTatttccgcgggtgtgaagtcagacttgcgcgaggcgttttctctgtttttggtcacaatgcacttcatgcgataatggctgaatgagggatCTGAATGTTGTTAAGTTAGTGTACGTAATACATTGTGTTACAGCTACCAGGCGGGTGTGCTGGTGCTGACATACTTCACGTACATGACGTACCACCTGACGCGCAAGCCCATCTCGGTGGTGAAGAGCGTGCTGCACCAGAACTGCAGCGGCCTGGCGCCGCCGCCGGGTGTGCTGCCGACCGACGACCAGTGGTGCAACTGGGCGCCGTTCAGTGAGTACACGGGCCCCTGCGTGAGGACAGGTTCTTCATCAATCCATCCTGGCCCACTAGAGGTCACGGGTCTTTTCTCAGAAtgactacgctggccaagtgcggattggtagacttctcaaATTTTCGAGAACGCTATGGAGagctgtcaggcatgcaggtttcgtcactatgttttccttcattgttaaAGCAACATATTTAACACAAGCATATttaataactctgaaaagttagaggtacacACCGGTTCGAACACGGTCTTCCCGAGAGTCCGAAGTAAGCGATCATCACATTGAGACAGGATGCGGTAGCACCTGAACTGCTGGTACCACTGGCTGAACTGGTAgaaactttgtcatacattatGTCATCGAAGCTGTAagcgtttacgcagcgcacgcagcggaagctctcaaaaggaaagaaaaaaaacgacgattttgaaacattcctCATTGGTGCTATATTCCTATTGGTTTTAGCATGATGATAtgtagcctatagccttcctcgataaatgggctatccaacactgaaacaatttttcaaatcggagcACTAGTTCCGGACATCATtgtgttcaagtaaacaaacaaactcttacaACTCATACAAGATATGAACATTACAATTCCTTATCACCATGTACGATGTATCACCAAATTGCAGTTTAACAAACTCAGcaagtaggtattatataaacattaaacaacatATAAAAGCGGGTCGCGCGTGTTCGAACTCCGAGCGATAATTTACCGTGTGAACCGAAGGCttgcagggctagcatgcgtgCCAAGAGATATTTATCTCTACcacttactcgtatttttttctatagcgatagacgagataatgggtagacatggctcacagatataaaataaaatacaagtgtATTAAACTACTCATTCACAAAATTTACGCTACTAAGTAATAAActttttgacgatctccctggcgcagaaGTTGGTCTGGTGGGTGCTCATAGTCCGctgctagttaccctaccgataaataaatgccgccaagcgattcagcgttctggtacaatgtcgcgtacaCACCGATTTGGGTTTAGCCATACCCAAAACAGATTATTATCAGTTTCCTACCATCTTCACTTCGAATGCCTGTCCTGTTTAGACCTAGACCGATATTACAAACTTCTTGAAAGCTAGTCatctattttaagtaggcctagtttatgagCACTTCTGAAGctacaagtctgtctgtttgtagtgcctctaccaccggttcgcaaggcaaattctaccaagaagaaacTTGCtataaactcagcagattgcgcTTTTACAACCTTCAACTTTTACTTAACCTGTTGGTATGGATAACTTAGACCGAACCAAGGGGTTCATGAATCCAATGACAATCGTTGAGGAGACTCCCTCGAATCCACCCAAGCACTTAGCCACTGATGTGTTCCATCCGCTTGCTCgcttattcattttttataagtagggTCACCATGCCGTATTTGAGAAGCTCAGATCCAAGAGTTCTTGTTTATCTGTAGAAATGACGAACGGGGTGATAAATCTAACTGCAGTATTGTTTCAGATACGAGCGACGCGTACACGTTGCTGGGAACGTTGGACTCCGCCTTCCTATTTTCTTACGCGGGCGCCATGTTTGTTTCCGGTAACtcattttaagtttttgaagtgaaacgtTACGTTACGTACGTTACGCACCATCTTCGTTTCTAAGTCATATTTTTCAGTTAcgcgccatatttatttctaatacattcaacacgtgggtgtgattatggtatttttttaaaacttatttcagGTTAACCTTAGCTTTGGATTGTAAATatcagtaaatttaaataattttattaaaactagcaaCTATTAGTTAATACTGCTTTTAATCTactaaacatcaattaatagtaataataaaataaacaaatgaaaatgtcATTAAGAAGTTTAACTacttacgtgtgtacactaataatttttataatttacccGATATACAGCGCAAGCTTTACGAAACTTATCTGAATATAACGCTTTCCTAGATTTAATAGAATTCTTCGTAGTCCCCTTAATTGTCCACAAGTGTCAGAAGCAATGTTGCGGTGAATACAAGTATTTATTGGGTGGTGGCAGGCATGGTGGCGGAACGCGTGGACCTGCGCTACTTCCTGTCGCTGGGCATGCTGGCGTCGGCCGTGTTCTGCTACCTGTTCGGGCTGGGCCGCACGCTCAACGTGCACGACATCTCCTTCTACTTGCTCGTGCAGGTACCCTCCATCATATCATCCTAGGGACGTCCACAGTGGCGTGcccttcatacaagcacaaaagcactgcatacccaaatcattttatatagctcgtattggaggggaatattttcattttatgccatgtacctgctttatgcacaccctggtcaaaaaccctgtgcacgccactggacgtccactactggacataggtcttttgtagggctgaataataataagaataatatttaaaaataaatggataTAATAGATAATGAATGCCCTACTGCGAATAATGGTCCCCAATGGTCTAATGGTCCCAtgttgctggaatggcgaccggaAAATGCAAAGTTGTTCGACCCCCACGAGGTGgccagacgacatcaaacgagtcgatgtccagcagtggatgatgatgatgatgaaggactATATAATAAGGTTATACCTCGTCCTGGTCGTGGTGCATTGCTGCAAGTGTGCAAATTGCAACGCAGGCGGGCGCCGGCATAGCGCAGACCACGGGCTGGCCGGGCACGGTGGCCATCGTGGGCAAGTGGTTCGGTAACGCCAAGAAGGGGCTCATCTTCGGCCTCTGGAATTCGCACACCTCGCTCGGGAACATCTTAGGTAAGTAgggactttaatttttttcgaactaattattaatcataaaaCATCTTGGATTTGCCCGGTATCGGAATGGTATATCAAAGAGATTCcataaatttttttgaagtgaaacttctttagaatcgttctgatttcaaactcgatgaaacgaaaaaataagtccattgagacacaaacacataaatgttcagccggcgagagaatgagatagaacacataGACGTACAGACATATAGAACGTAGACGTTCGTCCATGTGTTTAATGCATGTGTTTGCACGTACCAgaaagttataatataagtgtgttgattattgatgattttttatttgtgtcaatattttcgtctccttgataaattaattttaaaattatgcaaaaaacTAAAGTTGTAAAAATCCTGAAAACTGgcgaaaaaaaatgaaataaaatttaaaaaacctcaAAAATTTCTACGGAA
This is a stretch of genomic DNA from Pararge aegeria chromosome 12, ilParAegt1.1, whole genome shotgun sequence. It encodes these proteins:
- the LOC120627963 gene encoding uncharacterized protein LOC120627963 → MYTFKSALIGFLVPWMMCSISVRRAGWLDRVVEYQKKHFFDDLLSQSMKITVKVEKAPPGYADSKDWDYDSVIRLLTLIRDSEGAAPVRHAFRRAIKTNRGFISFSESFKAFPSLIKDHPNDFHYEVDSGEYYADVSPINIDGKLEMNDIIVVSNPVEAKLPSASISVNLLKQILENRAAAGRVLPTTVLDISWPVTAKNSTSAKEVTENAETTTSSTTVLAEVTTATSQGNVSDTASGNDTAVNATGTNQTETL